One genomic window of Halolamina sediminis includes the following:
- a CDS encoding succinic semialdehyde dehydrogenase, producing MHKSRVGRDRLESLREALVVTGEWDRLDVIAPFRGAPFTSIPAGTEADVEAAVERAEAAQASWAGRPVAERAAVLERYADRVLDAQDELLDVAQLETGKTRRDAFEEVLDVVQTATHYADAGPELLESERRRGAIPGLTKTTVHRRPKGVAGFISPWNYPVTLSVSDALPALLAGNAVVLKPAEETTHTALLARQLLVDAGLPPEVFQVVSGRGERLGAELVDRVDYVCFTGSTEAGRSVAERAGRALIDCSLELGGKNPLLVLDDADPEKAARGAIRACFPNAGQLCISAERLYIHESVYDEFRDAFVTETRNLDLGTGFAYGPDMGSLQSAAQLEKTERHVDDAVEKGADVLVGGRHRPDVGPYFYEPTVLADVSPEMTLFDEETFGPVVSLYPVGSVQEAVDRANNSRYGLNASVWTGDRDRGERVAERLDCGTVNVNEAYAAAWASLDAPMGGMGDSGIGRRHGEEGLLKYTEAQTVAVQRGLQIGPGPLPDGVWARVMTGFSKLLKRLPGWLR from the coding sequence ATGCACAAAAGCCGGGTCGGAAGGGACCGACTCGAATCGCTCCGTGAAGCCCTTGTCGTGACCGGTGAGTGGGACCGGCTGGACGTGATCGCGCCGTTTCGCGGCGCCCCGTTCACATCGATTCCTGCAGGGACGGAAGCGGATGTCGAGGCAGCCGTCGAGCGGGCCGAGGCGGCACAAGCGTCGTGGGCCGGCCGTCCGGTGGCTGAGCGGGCGGCCGTTCTGGAGCGATATGCCGACCGGGTGCTCGATGCACAGGACGAGCTACTCGATGTCGCGCAGTTGGAAACGGGGAAGACCCGGCGAGACGCCTTCGAGGAAGTGCTCGACGTCGTCCAGACAGCCACCCATTACGCCGATGCCGGCCCGGAACTGCTCGAGAGCGAGCGTCGTCGTGGGGCCATCCCGGGGCTGACGAAGACCACGGTTCACCGTCGGCCGAAGGGAGTAGCCGGCTTCATTTCGCCGTGGAACTATCCGGTCACGCTGTCGGTTTCTGACGCACTGCCGGCGCTGCTCGCGGGCAACGCCGTGGTGTTGAAACCCGCCGAGGAGACCACCCACACGGCGCTTCTGGCTCGCCAGCTGCTCGTCGACGCTGGCCTCCCGCCGGAGGTGTTTCAGGTCGTGTCCGGGAGGGGTGAACGGCTGGGGGCCGAACTCGTCGACCGCGTCGACTACGTCTGTTTCACCGGCTCGACCGAGGCCGGGCGGAGTGTCGCCGAACGCGCGGGGCGTGCGCTCATCGACTGCTCGCTCGAACTCGGGGGAAAGAACCCGCTGCTGGTCCTCGACGACGCTGACCCGGAGAAGGCCGCTCGTGGGGCGATCCGTGCCTGCTTCCCGAACGCGGGCCAACTCTGTATCAGCGCCGAGCGACTCTACATCCACGAGTCGGTCTACGACGAGTTCCGCGACGCTTTCGTCACGGAGACACGGAACCTCGACCTCGGAACTGGGTTCGCGTACGGGCCAGATATGGGATCGCTACAGTCCGCCGCACAACTGGAGAAGACCGAACGCCACGTGGACGACGCCGTCGAGAAGGGTGCCGACGTGCTCGTCGGGGGGCGGCATCGACCGGACGTGGGCCCATACTTCTACGAACCGACGGTGTTGGCGGATGTCTCACCCGAGATGACCCTCTTCGACGAGGAAACGTTCGGGCCAGTGGTGAGCCTCTACCCAGTCGGGAGCGTCCAAGAAGCCGTCGACCGGGCGAACAACTCCCGATATGGGCTGAACGCCTCCGTCTGGACGGGCGATCGCGACCGCGGCGAGCGTGTCGCCGAACGCCTCGACTGCGGTACGGTGAACGTCAACGAGGCCTACGCGGCTGCATGGGCGTCGCTAGATGCGCCGATGGGCGGGATGGGTGATTCGGGTATCGGTCGGCGACACGGCGAGGAGGGGCTGTTGAAGTACACGGAGGCCCAAACGGTGGCGGTCCAACGGGGGCTCCAAATCGGGCCGGGACCGCTTCCGGACGGCGTCTGGGCACGGGTGATGACCGGCTTCTCGAAGCTTCTCAAGCGGCTGCCGGGGTGGCTCCGATGA
- a CDS encoding SDR family oxidoreductase, translated as MTASEVFVTGFPGFLGAALLERLVTRTQTVHCLVQPKYRAAAEARAAELVGDDWRADVRLYDGDITEQGLGLDAEDTRALHAAVGEVFHLAAVYDLGVSRAVGEAVNVDGTRHVLDFATACDVEGFQYVSTCYVSGRYEGVFTESDLDVGQSFNNHYEATKFEAERLVQARMDAGFPATVYRPAIVVGHSETGVTEKYDGPYYVLRWLQRCPGIAPLPWFPGAGATELNVVPWDFVVDAIDYLSQHGEPGAVYQLCDPSPPTIPELTRLFADATNTRVLPVPATPGVAKRLLGTRAVRSVTGIPPETLDYFTLPTRYVNPAARRALAGSGIQCPPFASYVDVLVEYARTHDARSDAMS; from the coding sequence ATGACCGCCTCGGAGGTGTTCGTAACGGGGTTCCCCGGTTTCCTCGGGGCGGCCCTCCTCGAGCGGCTCGTGACGCGAACTCAGACGGTCCACTGTCTCGTCCAGCCGAAGTACCGGGCGGCTGCCGAGGCCCGCGCGGCCGAGCTCGTCGGCGACGACTGGCGAGCGGACGTCCGCCTCTACGACGGTGACATCACCGAGCAGGGGCTCGGACTCGACGCCGAGGACACACGCGCACTTCACGCCGCTGTCGGGGAGGTGTTCCATCTCGCTGCTGTGTACGACTTGGGCGTGAGTCGCGCGGTCGGCGAAGCGGTCAACGTCGACGGAACCCGGCACGTCCTCGATTTCGCCACCGCGTGTGACGTCGAGGGGTTCCAATACGTGAGCACCTGCTACGTGAGCGGCCGCTACGAGGGCGTGTTTACCGAGTCGGACCTCGACGTGGGTCAATCGTTCAACAACCACTACGAGGCGACGAAGTTCGAAGCCGAGCGCCTGGTGCAGGCGCGCATGGATGCGGGGTTTCCGGCGACCGTGTACCGGCCCGCCATCGTCGTCGGGCACAGCGAAACCGGGGTAACCGAGAAATACGACGGACCGTACTACGTGTTGCGCTGGCTGCAGCGCTGTCCGGGTATCGCTCCACTCCCGTGGTTCCCGGGCGCGGGCGCGACGGAGTTGAACGTCGTCCCGTGGGACTTCGTGGTCGATGCGATCGACTACCTGAGCCAGCACGGCGAGCCCGGTGCAGTCTACCAACTCTGTGACCCCAGCCCGCCGACGATTCCCGAGCTCACGCGGCTGTTCGCCGACGCCACGAACACCCGGGTGCTCCCCGTCCCGGCCACTCCGGGCGTTGCGAAGCGTCTGCTCGGAACGCGAGCGGTTCGCTCAGTAACGGGCATCCCGCCGGAGACGCTCGACTACTTCACGCTCCCGACGCGGTACGTCAACCCGGCAGCTCGTCGTGCACTCGCGGGGAGCGGTATCCAGTGTCCGCCCTTCGCATCGTACGTGGACGTGCTCGTCGAGTACGCGCGAACGCACGATGCGCGGTCCGACGCGATGAGTTGA
- a CDS encoding ubiquitin-like small modifier protein 1: MQWKLFADLAEAAGERTVTVDVDAGATVDDALDALLTTKPALRDRALNEDGELQEHVNLLKNGENVDADATVETGDELALFPPVSGGS, translated from the coding sequence ATGCAGTGGAAGCTCTTCGCTGATCTCGCCGAGGCCGCCGGCGAGCGCACCGTCACGGTCGACGTCGACGCCGGCGCGACCGTCGACGACGCGCTCGACGCGCTCCTGACGACGAAGCCGGCGCTCCGGGACCGGGCACTGAACGAGGACGGCGAGCTCCAGGAGCACGTCAACCTTCTCAAGAACGGGGAGAACGTCGACGCGGACGCGACCGTCGAGACGGGCGACGAGCTCGCGCTGTTCCCGCCGGTCAGCGGCGGCTCGTAA